One part of the Phoenix dactylifera cultivar Barhee BC4 chromosome 4, palm_55x_up_171113_PBpolish2nd_filt_p, whole genome shotgun sequence genome encodes these proteins:
- the LOC103712960 gene encoding single myb histone 4-like → MGAPKQKWTSEEEEALRAGVDKHGAGKWRTIQKDPEFSHCLATRSNIDLKDKWRNMSVSASGHGSREKIRTPKVKGLPAIPSSNSQNLTVSALKKDDGVQAMVDSTKNSQDGKNPPRYTAMIIEALAAMQEPNGSEIGAICSFIEQQNDVPQNFRRLLSSKLRRLVAQNKIEKVQRGYRLKDSSFATKTPTPKQKDPANRSKLPQNSGSCNAINPVEDAAITAAYKIADAEAKSFFASEAIKEAEKISKMAEETDSLLLLAKEIFERCARGEIMTLA, encoded by the exons aTGGGGGCTCCGAAGCAGAAGTGGACgtcggaagaggaggaggctctgAGGGCCGGCGTGGACAAGCACGGCGCCGGCAAGTGGCGGACCATCCAGAAGGACCCCGAGTTCAGCCACTGCCTCGCCACCCGCTCCAACATCGACCTCAAG GACAAATGGAGGAATATGAGTGTTAGTGCTAGCGGCCATGGATCTCGGGAGAAGATAAGGACACCAAAAGTAAAAGGTCTGCCTGCTATTCCGTCATCAAACTCTCAGAACCTCACTGTTTCTGCCCTGAAAAAAGATGATGGAGTACAAGCAATGGTGGATTCTACAAAGAACTCGCAAGATGGGAAGAATCCTCCTCg GTACACTGCAATGATAATCGAAGCACTTGCGGCAATGCAAGAGCCAAATGGTTCAGAAATTGGTGCAATTTGTAGCTTTATCGAG CAACAAAATGATGTACCACAGAATTTTAGGAGGTTGCTTAGCTCAAAGTTAAGACGGCTTGTTGCGcagaataaaatagaaaag GTTCAAAGGGGGTACAGGCTCAAAGATTCCTCGTTTGCAACAAAAACTCCTACCCCAAAACAAAAGGATCCGGCAAACCGCTCGAAGCTGCCTCAAAACTCTGGATCTTGCAACGCTATAAACCCTGTCGAGGATGCAGCGATAACTGCTGCTTACAAAATTGCCGATGCAGAGGCCAAATCATTTTTTGCATCTGAAGCAATCAAGGAGGCGGAGAAGATATCCAAGATGGCTGAAGAGACAGATTCGTTGCTGCTGTTAGCAAAGGAGATCTTTGAGAGAT GTGCACGTGGTGAAATCATGACCTTGGCTTAA